A window of the Vicugna pacos chromosome 32, VicPac4, whole genome shotgun sequence genome harbors these coding sequences:
- the DTX1 gene encoding E3 ubiquitin-protein ligase DTX1: MSRPGQGVMMPVNGLGFPPQNVARVVVWEWLNEHSRWRPYTATVCHHIENVLKEDARGSVVLGQVDAQLVPYIIDLQSMHQFRQDTGTMRPVRRNFYDPSSAPGKGIVWEWENDGGAWTAYDMDICITIQNAYEKQHPWLDLSSLGFCYLIYFNSMSQMNRQTRRRRRLRRRLDLAYPLTVGSIPKSQSWPVGSSSGQPCSCQQCLLVNSTRAASNAILASQRRKAPPAPPPPPPPPPQPPGGPPGTLAVRPSATFAGAALWAAPAAGPAEPAQLAGAPPRSPSAPGGAPTPGQNNLNRPGPQRVTGVSARASIPPGVPALPVKNLNGTGPVHPALAGMTGILLCAAGLPVCLTRAPKPILHPPPVSKSDVKPVPGVPGVCRKTKKKHLKKSKNPEDVVRRYTQKVKNPPDEDCTICMERLVTASGYEGVLRHKGVRPELVGRLGRCGHMYHLLCLVAMYSNGNKDGSLQCPTCKAIYGEKTGTQPPGKMEFHLIPHSLPGFADTQTIRIVYDIPTGIQGPEHPNPGKKFTARGFPRHCYLPNNEKGRKVLRLLITAWERRLIFTIGTSNTTGESDTVVWNEIHHKTEFGSNLTGHGYPDASYLDNVLAELTAQGVSEAVAKA, encoded by the exons ATGTCACGGCCAGGCCAGGGTGTGATGATGCCGGTGAACGGGCTGGGCTTCCCACCGCAGAACGTGGCCCGGGTGGTGGTGTGGGAGTGGCTGAACGAGCACAGCCGCTGGCGGCCCTACACGGCCACCGTGTGCCACCACATCGAGAATGTGCTCAAGGAGGATGCCCGTGGTTCCGTGGTCCTGGGGCAGGTGGACGCCCAGCTCGTGCCCTACATTATTGACCTGCAGTCCATGCACCAGTTTCGCCAGGACACAG GCACCATGCGGCCGGTGCGGCGCAACTTCTACGACCCGTCGTCGGCGCCGGGCAAGGGCATCGTGTGGGAATGGGAGAATGACGGCGGCGCGTGGACGGCCTACGACATGGACATCTGCATCACCATCCAGAACGCCTACGAGAAGCAGCACCCGTGGCTCGACCTCTCGTCGCTCGGCTTCTGCTACCTCATCTACTTCAACAGCATGTCGCAGATGAACCGCCAGACCCGCCGGCGCCGCCGCCTGCGCCGCCGCCTGGACCTCGCCTACCCGCTCACCGTGGGCTCCATCCCCAAGTCGCAGTCGTGGCCCGTGGGCTCCAGCTCGGGCCAGCCCTGCTCGTGCCAGCAGTGCCTGCTGGTCAACAGCACGCGCGCCGCGTCCAACGCCATCCTGGCCTCGCAGCGCCGCAAAGCgccccccgcgccgccgccgccgccgccgccgcccccgcagcCGCCCGGAGGGCCGCCGGGCACGCTCGCCGTGCGCCCCAGCGCCACCTTCGCCGGCGCCGCTCTCTGGGCCGCGCCCGCCGCCGGCCCCGCCGAGCCCGCGCAGCTCGCCGGGGCGCCCCCGCGGAGTCCGAGCGCCCCCGGCGGCGCGCCCACCCCGGGGCAGAACAACCTCAACCGGCCCGGGCCCCAGCGCGTCACCGGCGTGAGCGCACGCGCCTCCATCCCGCCGGG GGTCCCCGCGCTCCCAGTGAAGAACTTGAACGGTACGGGGCCAGTTCACCCCGCCCTGGCAG GGATGACCGGGATCCTGCTCTGCGCCGCCGGGCTGCCCGTGTGCCTGACGCGGGCCCCCAAGCCCATCCTGCACCCGCCACCCGTGAGCAAGAGCGACGTCAAGCCTGTGCCAGGCGTGCCCGGGGTGTGCCGCAAGACCAAGAAGAAGCACCTCAAAAAGA GTAAGAACCCCGAGGATGTGGTTCGAAGGTACACACAGAAAGTGAAGAACCCACCTGATGAG GACTGCACCATCTGCATGGAGCGTCTGGTCACAGCCTCTGGCTATGAGGGCGTGCTTCGGCACAAGGGCGTGCGACCAGAGCTGGTTGGCCGCCTGGGCCGCTGCGGTCACATGTACCACCTGCTGTGCCTCGTGGCCATGTACTCCAATGGCAACAag gaTGGCAGCCTGCAGTGCCCCACCTGCAAGGCCATCTATGGGGAGAAGACGGGCACTCAGCCACCTGGGAAGATGGAGTTTCACCTCATCCCTCACTCGCTGCCCGGCTTCGCTGACACCCAGACCATCCGCATCGTCTATGACATCCCTACTGGCATCCAG GGCCCTGAGCACCCCAATCCAGGCAAGAAGTTCACTGCAAGAGGCTTCCCGCGCCACTGCTATCTGCCCAACAACGAGAAGGGCCGGAAG GTGCTGAGGCTGCTCATCACCGCCTGGGAGCGGAGACTCATCTTCACCATCGGCACATCCAACACGACCGGCGAGTCGGACACCGTGGTGTGGAACGAGATCCACCACAAGACCGAGTTTGGATCCAACCTCACGGGCCATGGCTACCCAGACGCTAGCTACCTAGACAACGTGCTAGCCGAGCTCACAGCCCAGGGTGTGTCCGAGGCCGTGGCCAAGGCCTGA